One Etheostoma cragini isolate CJK2018 chromosome 19, CSU_Ecrag_1.0, whole genome shotgun sequence DNA segment encodes these proteins:
- the LOC117935208 gene encoding pyrin-like, with product YLLQIRLRETVSSIQPMIQDRLRKVNEIKKSVALSKQITEREIESSAQVCSMLISAIERQHAGLVEELERRQQEAERRAQELFQELEEELNDLQMRSSEMQYLEQTQNPVHLIQSFPSLKRLPSTREWSEVAVHSDNCMGAVTRAVSKLGDICQELANKLSAKEADKLDQYAVNVTLDPDTASGWLVLSPDRKKVSISSKKNYCPVPDSPQRFDSCVCVLGKQSFASGRRYWVVEVGDKTDWDVGVARESINRKGVLTVSPSSGYWAICRRKSGSLSACAGPSVTLHLQQTPKKVGVFLDYEEGSVSFYDAEAKTHIYTYSGCDFSELLYPYFNPCVQEDGKNAAPLIICPVDGGVREGRDIT from the exons TACCTTTTGCAGATTCGTTTGAGGGAGACGGTATCCAGCATTCAGCCGATGATCCAGGACAGACTGAGAAAagtgaatgaaataaaaaaatcagtggCTCTAAGCAAA CAAATcacagagagggagatagagagcAGCGCTCAGGTCTGCAGCATGCTGATAAGCGCCATCGAGAGACAGCATGCCGGGCTGGTCGAGGAGCTGGAGAGGAGGCAGCAAGAAGCTGAGAGGAGAGCCCAGGAGCTGTtccaggagctggaggaggaactCAATGATCTGCAGATGAGGAGCAGCGAAATGCAGTACCTGGAGCAAACTCAGAACCCTGTTCACCTCATACAG AGTTTCCCGTCTCTAAAGCGACTCCCTTCCACTAGAGAGTGGTCTGAGGTTGCAGTCCACTCAGATAACTGCATGGGGGCGGTGACGAGAGCCGTCTCCAAGCTTGGGGACATCTGCCAGGAACTTGCCAACAAACTATCCGCAAAAG AAGCAGACAAACTGGATCAATATGCAG TCAATGTCACTCTGGATCCTGATACTGCTTCAGGCTGGCTGGTCCTGTCTCCAGACAGAAAGAAG GTGAGCATCAGCAGCAAGAAGAACTATTGTCCAGTCCCAGACAGTCCTCAGCGCTTTGACTCCTGCGTCTGTGTTTTGGGGAAACAAAGCTTTGCATCTGGAAGACGCTACTGGGTTGTTGAG GTTGGAGATAAAACAGACTGGGATGTCGGCGTGGCCAGGGAGTCCATCAACAGGAAGGGGGTCCTCACTGTGTCTCCCAGCAGCGGGTACTGGGCGATCTGCCGGAGGAAAAGTGGCAGTCTCAGCGCCTGTGCCGGTCCATCTGTCACCCTCCACCTCCAGCAAACCCCCAAGAAAGTGGGCGTGTTCCTGGACTACGAGGAAGGGTCGGTGTCCTTCTACGACGCAGAAGCAAAGACCCACATTTACACTTACAGCGGGTGTGACTTCTCTGAGCTCCTCTACCCGTactttaacccctgtgttcaaGAAGATGGGAAGAACGCCGCCCCGCTGATTATCTGTCCTGTTGACGGAGGAGTCAGGGAAGGTCGGGACATAACC